The Streptomyces pratensis genomic interval GGTCCGGCGACCAGAGGCCGGTGTCGGCCCCGATGTGCACGACCTGGATACGGTCCCGGCGCACCCCGAGGTGCTCGGTGATCTCCTGCTGCGACGACCCGGAGACCGTGAGCACGGACGGCAGGCGGCGGGCGACGCGCCTCTGCATGCGCGTGAAGCCGTACCAGCGGCGCACGGAGAGCCGGCGGCGCGCCGACTCCGCGGCGTCCAGGTCGAGTCGGCGGTCGACGGTGATCGGGTGGTGGATCGTGGTGACGAGGGGTGCGCCGAGGTCCCCGAGCAGGCCGTAGCCGAGCGTCTGGTTGTCGTGGACGACGTCGAAGTCGCCCCGTCTCGCGAGGAGATGACGCCTCGCCCGCAGACTGAAGGTGAGTGGCTCCGGGAATCCTCCGGTCCACATGGTGGCGACCTCGGCGACGTCTACCCAGTCGCGGTACTCGCCGCGTCCCGGGGTGCGGAACGGGTCGGGCTGGCGGTAGAGGTCGAGGCTCGGCAGCTCGGTGAGCGGGACACCCTCGTCGAGCACGGGGTAGGGCTGGGCGCCGATCACCTCGACGCTGTGGCCCAGCCGGGCGAGCTCGCGGCCGAGGTGGCGGACATAGACGCCCTGGCCGCCGCAGAAGGGGTTGCCCTTGTAGGTCAGGAGGGCGATGCGCAACGGCCGGTCGCCGTCTGTGCCCGACGTGCTGCCGCCCGCGAAGGGGCCCGACTCTATGGCCTCAGCGGTCACACTCGGCCCCCTTCTCACTGCGTTTTCGCCGGAGCGTAACCGGTCGCGCTAATCTAGAACAAGTTTCAGACTCGTGCGTTCAACCCGCACCGAATCTACCGGCAGGTAGCGTCGGCGTGACCGCCGGATCAGGTGATTCGCGCCACGACGGACGCCCTGGCAGGCTGTGCGCGCCCGGAGACCGGCGCCCGGACGGACAGGGAACCGGTTCTCCCTTCTTGGATGGGGACAGATGACAGCGGAAGCCAGGACTGCGGCGGCTCCCCTGACGGAACGCCAGGAGGCCCGCCGACGCGGCATTCTGCGGGCCGGCGCCCAGCTCGCCGGCCGGGGCGGCTTCGAGGCGGTGCAGATGCGTGAGGTGGCGGACGCCGCCGGCGTCGCCCTCGGCACGCTGTACCGCTACTTCCCGTCCAAGGTCCACCTGCTCGTCGCGATCATGC includes:
- a CDS encoding glycosyltransferase family 4 protein; this translates as MTAEAIESGPFAGGSTSGTDGDRPLRIALLTYKGNPFCGGQGVYVRHLGRELARLGHSVEVIGAQPYPVLDEGVPLTELPSLDLYRQPDPFRTPGRGEYRDWVDVAEVATMWTGGFPEPLTFSLRARRHLLARRGDFDVVHDNQTLGYGLLGDLGAPLVTTIHHPITVDRRLDLDAAESARRRLSVRRWYGFTRMQRRVARRLPSVLTVSGSSQQEITEHLGVRRDRIQVVHIGADTGLWSPDPSVAEVPGRIVTTSSADVPLKGLVHLVEALAKLRTENPGAHLVVVGKRAEDGPVAQAIERYGLQDAVEFVKGISDAELVDLVRSAQVSCVPSLYEGFSLPAAEAMATGTPLVATTGGAIPEVAGPDGETCLAVPPGDAGALAAALGRLLGDAELRSRLGAAGRARVLANFTWAKAALGTVELYRQSIAARGARR